The Actinocatenispora sera genome has a window encoding:
- a CDS encoding PhzF family phenazine biosynthesis protein: MLRYEIVDVFTDRPYAGNPLAVVFGADALDDAQLLSIAGEFNLSETAFVLPAAAGGSYRVRICTPQTELPFAGHPSVGTAATLVRLGRLAAGALIQECGAGNLPVEATAQRATLTGGEPSVGPDLDPAPYLDAVGLTAADLAGPAPRLAGSGIDSVHLLVRPDALARTAPEVAKIRAAAHTISVSAWDPATATSRARVFAGDLGVPEDPATGSAALAHGAYLVAVGLLPADGVTGYTVRQGVEMGRPSTLECEVTAVAGRATRCRVTGEVVPVAAGELREPPR; encoded by the coding sequence ATGCTTCGGTACGAGATCGTCGACGTGTTCACCGACCGGCCCTACGCCGGCAACCCGCTCGCCGTGGTGTTCGGCGCCGACGCGCTGGACGACGCCCAGCTGCTGTCGATCGCCGGCGAGTTCAACCTGTCCGAGACCGCGTTCGTGCTGCCGGCGGCCGCCGGAGGCAGCTACCGGGTGCGCATCTGCACGCCGCAGACCGAGCTGCCGTTCGCCGGCCACCCCAGCGTCGGCACCGCCGCCACCCTGGTACGGCTCGGCCGGCTCGCGGCGGGAGCGCTGATCCAGGAGTGCGGCGCGGGCAACCTGCCGGTCGAGGCGACCGCGCAGCGGGCCACGCTGACCGGTGGCGAGCCGAGCGTCGGGCCCGACCTCGACCCGGCGCCCTACCTCGACGCCGTCGGGCTGACCGCCGCCGACCTCGCCGGCCCGGCGCCGCGGCTCGCCGGTTCCGGGATCGACTCGGTACACCTGCTGGTGCGACCGGACGCGCTGGCCCGCACCGCGCCCGAGGTGGCGAAGATCCGCGCGGCGGCACACACCATCTCGGTCAGTGCCTGGGATCCGGCCACCGCCACCTCCCGGGCCCGGGTGTTCGCCGGCGATCTCGGCGTACCGGAGGATCCGGCGACCGGCTCGGCGGCGCTGGCGCACGGCGCGTACCTGGTGGCGGTCGGGCTGCTCCCGGCCGACGGCGTCACCGGCTACACCGTCCGGCAGGGCGTCGAGATGGGTCGACCATCCACACTGGAATGTGAGGTCACCGCGGTTGCCGGCCGCGCCACCCGCTGCCGGGTCACCGGCGAGGTCGTCCCCGTCGCCGCGGGCGAACTGCGCGAACCACCGCGCTGA
- the amrA gene encoding AmmeMemoRadiSam system protein A encodes MTIDPEAEPSERVAGAGTLTEAQGAALTGLAVETVRRRLVGAEPAVAPPGEPVLSEPGASFVTLERRGRLLGCIGSLRPVRPLFLDVARNAARAMRDPRLPPVSADDWPELDVEVSVLTPAEPLAVAGRAELLAALRPGIDGLVLTDGVRRSTFLPAVWAKIADPAVFLDRLLVKGGWPAGGWPAGLAASRYRTVEFHDRAPRGPLGR; translated from the coding sequence ATGACAATCGACCCAGAAGCCGAACCGAGCGAGCGGGTGGCGGGTGCCGGCACGCTGACCGAGGCGCAGGGCGCGGCGCTGACCGGGCTGGCGGTGGAGACCGTACGGCGCCGCCTGGTCGGCGCCGAGCCCGCGGTGGCGCCGCCCGGGGAGCCCGTGCTGTCGGAGCCGGGGGCGTCGTTCGTGACGCTGGAGCGGCGCGGCCGGCTGCTCGGCTGCATCGGGTCGCTGCGGCCGGTGCGGCCGCTGTTTCTGGACGTGGCCCGCAACGCGGCCCGGGCGATGCGTGACCCGCGGCTGCCGCCGGTGTCCGCGGACGACTGGCCGGAGCTGGACGTCGAGGTGTCGGTGCTGACCCCGGCCGAGCCGCTGGCGGTGGCCGGCCGGGCGGAGCTGCTCGCCGCGCTGCGTCCGGGCATCGACGGCCTGGTGTTGACCGACGGGGTGCGGCGCTCGACGTTCCTGCCGGCGGTGTGGGCGAAGATCGCCGATCCGGCCGTGTTCCTGGACCGGCTGCTGGTCAAGGGCGGCTGGCCGGCCGGCGGCTGGCCGGCGGGACTCGCCGCGAGCCGGTACCGCACGGTCGAGTTCCACGATCGTGCGCCGCGCGGCCCGCTCGGCCGGTGA
- a CDS encoding SDR family NAD(P)-dependent oxidoreductase → MTDQTRQDLPAPLTDDLTGRTALVTGAGSPNGIGFATARRLAAMGAQVAIVSTTRRIHDRAKELGATGFVADLTDESEVGALADAVTDQLGDVDVLVNNAGLASKTSPEVFRPVTQLSHEQWRAELDRNLTSAFLMSRAVVGAMAERGWGRVVSVSATEGPINAMPTEGAYAAAKAGVLGLTRALSMELVADNVTVNAVAPGLVHTDASTLTELRQGLDTPMGRPGTADEVAAVIAFLCTPSASYVTGQLIVVDGGNSIRESHYRG, encoded by the coding sequence ATGACCGACCAGACGAGGCAGGACCTCCCGGCTCCGCTGACCGACGACCTGACCGGGCGCACCGCCCTGGTCACCGGCGCCGGCAGCCCCAACGGCATCGGCTTCGCCACCGCTCGCCGGCTGGCCGCGATGGGTGCCCAGGTGGCGATCGTGTCCACCACCCGCCGCATCCACGACCGGGCCAAGGAACTCGGCGCCACCGGCTTCGTCGCCGACCTCACCGACGAGTCGGAGGTCGGCGCGCTCGCCGACGCGGTCACCGACCAGCTCGGCGACGTCGACGTGCTGGTCAACAACGCCGGTCTCGCCTCCAAGACCAGCCCGGAGGTGTTCCGGCCGGTCACCCAGCTCAGTCACGAGCAGTGGCGGGCCGAACTGGACCGCAACCTGACCAGCGCGTTCCTGATGAGCCGGGCGGTGGTCGGGGCGATGGCCGAACGCGGCTGGGGCCGGGTCGTCAGCGTGTCCGCCACCGAAGGGCCGATCAACGCGATGCCCACCGAAGGCGCGTACGCCGCGGCCAAGGCCGGCGTGCTCGGCCTGACCCGGGCGCTGTCGATGGAGCTGGTCGCCGACAACGTCACCGTCAACGCGGTCGCCCCCGGGCTGGTGCACACCGACGCGTCCACCCTCACCGAACTGCGGCAGGGCCTCGACACACCGATGGGGCGGCCCGGTACCGCCGACGAGGTCGCCGCCGTGATCGCGTTCCTGTGCACCCCGTCGGCCTCGTACGTCACGGGGCAGCTGATCGTGGTCGACGGCGGCAACAGCATCCGCGAGTCGCACTACCGCGGCTGA
- a CDS encoding DUF4190 domain-containing protein, which yields MSWPTPQGEPPGGPYYDEQPYSPYALPSGSEPPPYGPPPPYGPPPYGQAGYGYQVQSTTTNSMAIASLVCALCGAFVVPIIGSILGIIFGHIAKKQIRVSGEQGDGLAIAGLIVGYVFAGLYVLGCLGYIGFLVLIVGATASSSSYDSGSDGYSFVLPVLTGLFGG from the coding sequence ATGAGCTGGCCAACGCCCCAGGGCGAGCCACCGGGCGGCCCCTACTACGACGAGCAGCCCTACTCGCCGTACGCGCTGCCCTCCGGCAGCGAGCCCCCGCCGTACGGGCCGCCGCCGCCGTACGGGCCGCCGCCGTACGGCCAGGCCGGCTACGGCTACCAGGTGCAGTCGACCACGACCAACTCGATGGCCATCGCCTCGCTGGTCTGCGCGCTGTGTGGCGCCTTCGTGGTGCCGATCATCGGGTCGATACTCGGCATCATCTTCGGGCACATCGCGAAGAAGCAGATCAGGGTCTCCGGCGAGCAGGGCGACGGGCTGGCCATCGCCGGGCTGATCGTCGGCTACGTCTTCGCCGGGCTGTACGTGCTGGGCTGCCTCGGCTACATCGGCTTCCTGGTGCTGATCGTGGGTGCGACGGCGAGCAGCAGCAGCTACGACAGCGGCTCGGACGGCTACAGCTTCGTGCTGCCGGTGCTCACCGGCCTGTTCGGCGGCTGA
- a CDS encoding Rv2578c family radical SAM protein, whose protein sequence is MRWEQQRADHLAEQALPLDLPDPAAQRRGSGRAGLHLAPTGPVIAGTEDAMAIEIQAKSLINRVPGESAMPFRWTINPYRGCTHACVYCLDGATRVLLADGRSRPIAELHVGDQICGTRRDGVDRRYVPTRVLAHWRTVKRAHRVTLADGTTIVASGDHRFLTERGWKHVREAAGGSARRPHLGTGDTLLGLGSHPVPAAARPDHRRGYRSGTSRGDGALATHLYPVDPVRTPIGTGVECGADLRVVSIEDLAEERVMYDITTGTGDFLANGVVSHNCFARNTHTYLDLDAGHDFDSKIIVKVNAGALLRRELASPRWCGEPIAMGTNVDPYQRVEGRYRLMREILGALRDHANPFSILTKGTLIQRDQDLLTQAAAVTDVSVAFSIGFLDETLWRLVEPGTPAPSRRLDLVRRFTDAGIGCSVLMAPILPGLTDQEAELDRTVAALVEAGVTSITPIVLHLRPGAREWYQAFLERHFPRLVQPYRRLYRNGSYAPAAYQRTVVARVRSACRRHGLPDRSAGNFREVGDTAPQAPPAEQLRLV, encoded by the coding sequence ATGCGTTGGGAACAGCAGCGGGCCGACCACCTGGCCGAGCAGGCGTTGCCGCTCGACCTGCCCGATCCGGCGGCGCAGCGGCGCGGTTCGGGTCGGGCGGGCCTGCACCTCGCCCCGACCGGGCCGGTCATCGCCGGCACCGAAGACGCGATGGCGATCGAGATCCAGGCCAAGTCGCTGATCAACCGCGTCCCCGGCGAGTCGGCCATGCCCTTCCGCTGGACCATCAACCCCTACCGGGGCTGCACCCATGCCTGCGTCTACTGCCTGGACGGCGCGACACGGGTGCTGCTCGCGGACGGGCGTTCGCGCCCGATCGCCGAGCTACACGTCGGTGACCAGATCTGCGGAACCCGCCGGGACGGCGTCGACCGGCGATACGTCCCGACCCGGGTGCTGGCGCACTGGCGCACCGTGAAGCGGGCGCACCGGGTCACGCTCGCCGACGGCACGACCATCGTGGCCAGCGGCGATCACCGGTTCCTGACCGAGCGCGGCTGGAAACACGTCCGCGAAGCGGCGGGCGGCTCCGCACGGCGGCCGCACCTCGGCACCGGCGACACGTTGCTCGGCCTCGGTTCGCATCCCGTCCCGGCCGCCGCACGGCCGGACCACCGCCGCGGGTACCGGTCCGGTACCAGCCGAGGCGACGGGGCCCTTGCGACGCACCTGTACCCGGTCGACCCTGTGCGGACGCCGATCGGTACCGGGGTCGAGTGCGGCGCGGATCTGCGGGTCGTCTCGATCGAGGATCTCGCCGAGGAACGCGTGATGTACGACATCACCACCGGAACCGGGGATTTCCTCGCGAACGGCGTGGTCAGCCACAACTGCTTCGCCCGGAACACGCACACCTATCTGGATCTGGATGCGGGGCACGACTTCGATTCGAAGATCATCGTGAAGGTCAATGCGGGGGCACTGTTGCGGCGCGAGCTGGCCTCGCCCCGGTGGTGCGGCGAGCCGATCGCGATGGGCACCAACGTCGATCCGTACCAGCGGGTCGAGGGGCGCTACCGGCTGATGCGCGAGATCCTCGGCGCGCTGCGCGACCACGCCAACCCGTTCTCGATCCTGACCAAGGGCACGCTGATCCAGCGAGACCAGGACCTGCTCACCCAGGCCGCGGCGGTCACCGACGTGTCGGTCGCCTTCTCCATCGGGTTCCTGGACGAGACGCTGTGGCGGCTGGTCGAGCCGGGCACCCCGGCGCCGTCACGCCGGCTCGACCTGGTCCGCCGGTTCACCGACGCGGGCATCGGCTGCTCGGTGCTGATGGCACCGATCCTGCCCGGCCTCACCGACCAGGAGGCCGAGCTGGACCGCACCGTGGCGGCGCTGGTCGAGGCGGGCGTCACCAGCATCACGCCGATCGTGCTGCACCTGCGACCCGGTGCCCGCGAGTGGTACCAGGCGTTCCTGGAGCGGCACTTCCCGCGACTGGTCCAGCCGTACCGGCGGCTCTACCGCAACGGCAGCTACGCCCCGGCCGCCTACCAGCGCACCGTCGTCGCCCGGGTGCGGTCCGCGTGCCGCCGGCACGGGCTGCCGGACCGGTCGGCCGGCAACTTTCGCGAAGTCGGCGACACCGCCCCGCAGGCGCCGCCGGCAGAACAGCTGCGCCTGGTCTAG
- a CDS encoding thiol-disulfide oxidoreductase DCC family protein, with amino-acid sequence MTGDRPTFLFDGDCAFCSSCAGFIERHIPTRAAVLPWQRVDLDALGVSQQQVDESVQWIDAAGVASGPDAIARLLRDAGSFWRPLGVVLGAPPVRWLAWPVYRWISRHRDLMPGGTAACALPAADRH; translated from the coding sequence ATGACCGGCGATCGCCCCACGTTTCTGTTCGATGGCGACTGCGCGTTCTGCTCGAGCTGCGCGGGGTTCATCGAGCGGCACATCCCGACCCGGGCCGCCGTGCTGCCCTGGCAGCGGGTCGACCTCGACGCGCTCGGCGTCAGCCAGCAGCAGGTCGACGAGTCGGTGCAGTGGATCGACGCGGCCGGAGTCGCGTCCGGGCCGGACGCGATCGCCCGGCTGCTGCGCGATGCCGGTTCGTTCTGGCGGCCGCTGGGCGTGGTGCTCGGCGCGCCGCCGGTGCGCTGGCTGGCCTGGCCGGTGTACCGGTGGATCTCCCGGCACCGTGACCTGATGCCCGGCGGTACCGCCGCCTGCGCGCTCCCCGCCGCCGACCGCCACTGA
- a CDS encoding MFS transporter permease: MTAAVRALGRWFTSPMPLGRIAAFRTLVYLFVAADLVLFTPWVRLHADVPGTLYQPLLIGRLLPLPTPGHLLITALFWVLLAAALLAATGRAPRLLGWLVFALYLEWMLVAMSYGKVDHDRFDLLVALAVLPTVGAARHGDPTRSERAGWALRCTQLAVVATYFLSSWAKFRFGGLEWLTGATMTRAVLRRGTELVEWSTHVPHLLVVVQFLIVAFELTTPVVFLLRGRWYYLQVALMYAFHLMVFAAVTISFVPHLIAMTSFLPLERVRPVRWAARLLRRGTDPAPPLPG; encoded by the coding sequence GTGACCGCGGCCGTTCGCGCGCTCGGGCGCTGGTTCACCAGCCCGATGCCGCTGGGCCGGATCGCCGCGTTCCGTACCCTCGTCTACCTGTTCGTGGCCGCCGACCTGGTGCTGTTCACGCCGTGGGTACGGCTGCACGCCGACGTGCCGGGCACGCTCTACCAGCCGCTGCTGATCGGCCGGCTGCTGCCGCTGCCCACCCCCGGACACCTGCTGATCACCGCCCTGTTCTGGGTACTGCTGGCGGCCGCGCTGCTGGCCGCCACCGGTCGCGCGCCCCGGCTGCTCGGCTGGCTCGTCTTCGCGCTGTACCTGGAGTGGATGCTCGTCGCGATGAGCTACGGCAAGGTCGACCACGACCGGTTCGACCTGCTGGTGGCGCTGGCCGTACTGCCGACCGTCGGTGCCGCGCGGCACGGCGACCCGACCCGGTCGGAGCGGGCCGGGTGGGCGCTGCGGTGCACCCAGCTCGCGGTGGTCGCCACCTACTTCCTGTCGTCCTGGGCGAAGTTCCGGTTCGGCGGGCTGGAGTGGTTGACCGGCGCCACCATGACCCGCGCGGTGCTGCGCCGCGGCACGGAACTCGTCGAGTGGTCCACCCACGTACCGCATCTGCTGGTCGTGGTGCAGTTCCTGATCGTCGCGTTCGAGCTGACCACACCGGTCGTGTTCCTGCTCCGCGGCCGCTGGTACTACCTGCAGGTCGCGCTGATGTACGCGTTCCACCTGATGGTGTTCGCGGCGGTGACGATCAGCTTCGTCCCGCACCTGATCGCGATGACGAGCTTCCTGCCGCTGGAGCGGGTGCGGCCGGTGCGCTGGGCGGCCCGGCTGCTGCGCCGCGGCACCGACCCCGCTCCCCCGCTGCCCGGCTAG